The sequence below is a genomic window from Salicibibacter cibarius.
CACGCTCTTTACGGTTAATGCCCCATGGATTTCCTTGACGTTCAATGTTCGTGATCGCCCGTTGTGCATCTGCATCCATTTTTCCTTCGGTAAGAACGAGATAGCGTCGCATATCAAGAATTTTGTCGACGTGTTCATTCGCCACCGGGCAAGCATCTTCGCAGTTTCGGCACGTCGTACAAGCCCAAAGTTCCTCTTCGGTAATGACATCGCCAATCAAATTCATGCTATGAACATCTTTCGTTGCCGCAACTTCATCGTTCCCGCCTTGGCCGGCCAACTGATTCGCGGTTGCGCCACTAAAGGCGTACGCCGGCATCCAGGGGGATTGGGACGTGATGGCTGCTCCCTTTTCGGTCAAATGGTCTCTCATTTTAATGAGCAAATCCATCGGCGAAAGCATTTTGCCGCTCCCCGTCGCCGGGCACATATTCGTACAACGCCCGCACTCAACGCAAGCGTATAGATCCAATAGCTGTTTCTGGTCGAAATCTTCAATTTTATTCTTGCCAAATTCTTCTTTTGTTTCATCTTCAAAATCAATCGATTCCAATTTTCCGGTTGGTTTTGTCGGTCCTACAAACACATTGGCCGGTCCGGCGATCAAGTGGGCGTGCTTGGATTGCGGAATATAGACTAGGAACGTAAGCAAAAACAACAAGTGCAACCACCAGAACACGTAAAATAAAACGCCCGCTGCCGTAGCCCCCAGTGGTTCAAACGCTAGCGCGAGCACCGAAGATGCAGGTTCGTAGATGCTTGGAGCGCTATCTGCAAACCACACGTGCCCCGCACCTTTTGTCGCCAATTTAAACACCATGACGCCACTGAGCAGAATGAGTACGATACCGGCTTTCCAGCCGCGTTTCAATCGAACGATCTTCTCTATATAACGACGATAAAAAGCCCATATTACTCCGAAAAGAATGATTAGAACAACAATTTCCTGCGATAATGTGAAAAATGGATAAAGCGGCCCAAACGGCAAGTGCCCGCCATTACTTAAGCCCTTCCAAATAACATCGATCGCGCTGAATTGAACAATAATGAAGCCGTAGAAGAAAATAACGTGAATAATCCCGCTTTTTTTATCCTTCAGCAACTTCTTCTGGCCAAACACATTGACCATGACCGCCTTCCATCGTTCCTTTGCGGAATAAATGAAATTCGGTTTATCTCCAAGGCGAATAAAATCAACCCTCGTTTTTACGAGTCTATAAAATAAAAACAGGGCATAGAGTGTCACCGCCAAAAAAGCGATTACATGAACCCAAAAAAGTATGTCCTCCACCCTCAATTTCTCCTTTCCATTGTATATATCTTTTCTATTTAGACAAGTATAACA
It includes:
- a CDS encoding (Fe-S)-binding protein; its protein translation is MEDILFWVHVIAFLAVTLYALFLFYRLVKTRVDFIRLGDKPNFIYSAKERWKAVMVNVFGQKKLLKDKKSGIIHVIFFYGFIIVQFSAIDVIWKGLSNGGHLPFGPLYPFFTLSQEIVVLIILFGVIWAFYRRYIEKIVRLKRGWKAGIVLILLSGVMVFKLATKGAGHVWFADSAPSIYEPASSVLALAFEPLGATAAGVLFYVFWWLHLLFLLTFLVYIPQSKHAHLIAGPANVFVGPTKPTGKLESIDFEDETKEEFGKNKIEDFDQKQLLDLYACVECGRCTNMCPATGSGKMLSPMDLLIKMRDHLTEKGAAITSQSPWMPAYAFSGATANQLAGQGGNDEVAATKDVHSMNLIGDVITEEELWACTTCRNCEDACPVANEHVDKILDMRRYLVLTEGKMDADAQRAITNIERQGNPWGINRKERENWRDSRDDIEVPTVKELNKKDESFDYLFFVGSMGSYDKRSQKVAASFAKLLNEAGVSFAILGNKEKNSGDTPRRIGNEFLFQELATKNIEEFQKNDVKRIITIDPHAYNMFKNEYPEFGLEDVEIYHHTEFLVQLLEEGKLKPTQAVNETITYHDSCYLGRYNEVYDPPREILRAVPGLNVVEMARNREKGMCCGAGGGMMWMEEEAGQRVNVARTEQALEVDPTMIGSACPYCLTMLSDGTKDKGLEEDIETLDVVEILERSVVGTGEKEKTA